The following are encoded together in the Paraburkholderia dioscoreae genome:
- a CDS encoding BON domain-containing protein — protein sequence MRTDDDIKRDVEYELKWDPDIDPSDIGVAVKEGAVTLSGFARSFRQRRKAEEDATRVRGVRGVANDVEVRLPLINKRPDPEIVREIIAQLKAELPYAADTVKAVVRDGNVTLKGEVEWDYQRRRAADTALRVSGVTGLTNEIEIKPKVKPEDLKRKIEDAFKRNAEVDAQHITVEAEGNKVVLRGTVRSWAEREEAERVAWLAPGVIHVDNRINIGR from the coding sequence ATGAGAACCGACGACGACATCAAGCGGGACGTGGAGTACGAACTGAAGTGGGATCCGGACATCGATCCATCAGATATCGGGGTTGCGGTCAAGGAAGGCGCGGTCACATTGTCCGGTTTCGCGCGCAGCTTCCGGCAAAGGCGCAAGGCCGAGGAGGATGCGACGCGTGTGCGCGGCGTGCGGGGGGTGGCAAACGATGTGGAGGTGCGGTTGCCGCTGATCAACAAACGGCCCGATCCGGAGATCGTGCGCGAGATCATTGCCCAACTGAAGGCCGAGCTCCCTTATGCGGCGGACACCGTCAAGGCGGTCGTCAGGGATGGAAACGTGACGCTGAAGGGCGAAGTCGAATGGGACTACCAGCGCCGCCGCGCGGCCGACACGGCGCTGCGGGTGAGCGGCGTGACCGGCCTGACGAACGAGATCGAGATCAAGCCGAAGGTCAAGCCCGAGGATCTCAAGCGCAAGATCGAGGACGCGTTCAAGCGCAACGCGGAAGTCGACGCACAGCACATCACGGTCGAGGCCGAAGGCAATAAGGTCGTCCTGCGTGGTACGGTCCGCTCGTGGGCCGAGCGCGAGGAGGCCGAGCGGGTCGCATGGCTTGCCCCCGGTGTGATACACGTCGACAACCGGATCAACATCGGGCGCTGA